TTCTCCAAGGCACCGCCCAACCACTACGGCATGGTGACCTTTGAAGAAGGTGGCCGGATCATGATGTCGTTCACGGATGTTATTCCGGGCACGGTGGATTCCGGCATGGAGGTGGACCTCGCATTCCGCATCCACTCCAAGGATTCACGGCGCGGGTTCACCCGGTATTTCTGGAAAGCCGTGCCGCGTGTCAGTGCTCAGGCCGGCGCAACCGCTCAGGCGGCGGAATAGTGGCAACGCTCATTCTCGTTCACGGCGCATGGCACGGTGCATGGTGCTGGGACAAGCTGATACCGGAGCTTGAAGCGAAGGGACACACGGTTCTGACGCTTGATCTGCCGGGGCATGATTTGCCGGACGGTGCGCCTGCGACCACGACGCTGGAAGATTATGGCCGCGCTGTTGCGTTGCTTGCCAATGCGCAAAGCGAGCAGGTTGTGCTTGTGGGTCACTCCATGGGCGGCGGCGTCATCTCACAGGCGCCCAGCTACTCGACCAACATTGCCGGGCTGATCTATCTGGCAGCCTTCGTGCTCCAGCATGGCGACAGCATCGCCACTTTGGCGGGGGCGTCCGAGGTAGATGAGTTGAGTGACCATGTGGACATGGCACCGGACGGCGGACGCACAGTCATTCAGGACGGGGCAGGGAGCTTCGTGTTTTACGAAGACTGCACGCCGGAAGATCAGGCCGCGGCCAATGCGCGGCTGATCCCGCAGCCCATACAGCCTTTGATGGATGCTCTTGAAGATATGGAGGGCAGGGCGATGGCGCTGCCTGCCATTGGCATTGTCTGCGAGCAGGACCGGGCAGTACATCCCGGCCTGCAGCGCATGATGTATGACGCGCGCAACGACATGCCGACTTATGAGATGGATGCCAGCCATTCTCCTTTTGTGTCGAAACCCAAAGAACTGGCTGATCTCATTACAAAGGCTGTCATGCAAATGGCAGATGCATCATGACTCTTGTTGGACTTGTTGGCCGCATTCTCCTCGGCACCTATTTTTTGCTGCCAGGTATCATGAAGTTCGTTGACCCGGCTTCCGGCATCACGCTCATGACGGAGCGCGGCATGCCATTTGTTGAGCCGCTTTATTGGACGGCTGCGGTTCTCGAGGTTGTTCTGGGGGCCATGCTGATCATTGGCTTTCGACCAGTCATTGCGGCCCTGTCACTGGCAGCCCTTACACTGGCTATCAACATCGGTGTCCACAATTTCTGGGCGGTACCGGAGGAACTGGTGTTTGCCGAAGCGCAGCTGTTTGTGAAAAACACGGGCATTCTTGCGGGGCTTTTGGTTACAGGTGCTTGGGAGTATTCTAAGCGCAAATAGGCATTTGAATTGAAACAGGGCCGCGTAGACCGGCCCACCAAGGAGGAGACGCATTATGGCTAGCGGCATCAAAGATAAAGTCGCCATTCTGGGCATGGGCTGCTCGAAATTCGGCGAGCGGTGGGACAGCGATCCAGAGGACCTGATGGTCGAAGCCTATCTCGAAGCCATGCAGGATGCAGGCGTTGAGCCGACGCAGCTCGATGCGGCGTGGTTCTCTACCCACATTGATGAAATTGGCACCGGCAAGGGCGGCACGCCGCTCTCCATCGCGCTGAAGCTGCCGAACATTGCTGTGACCCGCGTTGAGAATTTCTGCGCGTCCGGGTCTGAAGCCTTTCGCGGTGCTGTTTATGCGGTTGCCTCAGGCGCCTGTGACATCGCCCTGGCGCTGGGCGTCGAGAAGCTGAAAGACACGGGCTATGGCGGTCTGCCCACAGGCAACATGGGCACGCTCATTCCCCAGTGGTCACCGACGGGCTCTGCGCCGGGCAACTTTGCGCAGCTGGCGTCCGCCTATCGGGCCAAGCACGATGTCTCCAAAGACGATCTCAAGCGCGCCATCGCGCATGTGTCCGTAAAGAGCCACGAAAATGGAGCCAAGAACGGCAAGGCGCATTTGCAAAAAGCCGTCTCTGAAGAGCAGGTGCTTAACGCGCCGATGATTGCTGAACCGCTGGGTCTGTTTGACTGCTGTGGTGTGTCGGACGGCGCGGCTGCGGCCATTGTCACGACGCCGGAAATCGCCAAGGCCATGGGCAAGCATGACATCGTCACCGTGAAAGCGCTGCAGCTGTCTGTCTCCAACGGTCTTGAAAGCCAGCATAACTCCTGGGACGGCTCCTACTTCCATACGGCGCGCATCGCCGCCAAGAAGGCCTATCAGGAAGCGGGCATTGAAAAGCCACGCGACGAGGTCTCGATGATGGAAGTGCATGACTGCTTCTCTGTCACCGAGCTTGTGACCATGGAAGATCTGTTCATCTCGCCGGAAGGTGGGGCTGTGAAAGACGTCATGGACGGCTTCTATGACGCGGACGGTCAGGTGCCGTGCCAGATTGATGGTGGCCTGAAATGCTTTGGCCACCCCATTGGCGCTTCCGGCCTGCGGATGCTCTACGAAATGTACCTGCAGCTGCAGGGCCGCGCAGATGCCCGTCAGCTGGCGGATCCCAAGATCGGCCTCACGCATAATCTGGGCGGCTCACCATCTCAGAATGTGTGCTCGGTCTCGATCATCGGGGCGCATGGGGCATAGCTCCACGACGCTCGTTGCAAAAGAAAAGGCCGGGGAAATTCCCCGGCCTTTTTTGTGCGCTGGTGCGGTTGCCTAGTTGATCTGGCGAACCGCGAAACCTTCGAAGCTTTCAGCCACATCGTCGTCGATCATGTGGCTATAGGCCAGGTCCAGACCATTATCGGTCAGGGTCCGCTTGTAGACGCGGTAGTTGGCTTCGTCAGAGCGCTTGAACGACAGCATGGTGATGGTGAGGGTGTCGCCGGCAATACGTGCCCAGGCACAGCCGACCTGTGACACCGGATTGCAGTCATCCTGCGCTTCAAAAACGCCGGGCTGATCTGTTGGATCAAACACCAGGGTCATGGAGTGCTGCTCTTCTTCCCCGGCTGACCACAGCACTTCACGCTGCGAGACGATGAAGCCGCTGGCACCCTTGGGATAGATCTGCACATCAAGGTCTGTCCCGCGGAAATCCACATTCTCCATGGCACCGGTCGTGGCCGTTACGCCGTCGCCCAGCCACTGGCCGAGGAATGGCTCAATGCCGGTAAATGCATTGGCAGACGGCGCGCCGAACATTGCAGCCATTGCTGCCAATGCGGCTGCCAGACGGAGTCTGGCCGTTGTTTTCTTCATGGTTTTCTCTCCCCTAGGCCCGGCAGCTTTTGCGCTCGAGCTGTCACGCTTCCATCCCGGATGGTCCGTCATTTGGGTGCGGACTCGTTTCCTTGGATGAAAGCCTAGCGCTGCTGCGACCAAACGCCAACGGGGCAGGAGTGCGGTGCAGCAATTACGCGGACACACGTGCGTATATGGCTACTGAATCGCCATATATGCTGCAGCGCGCAATGCTGCGTTCTCGCGGATCGAGCCATAGAAGAGATTGTAGTCGTAGACGTGGTAGTCCTCATTCTCGAACACCAGTTCACCGAACTCATCCGGCGGCAGCTGGTCCATGTAGGCAATGCCGCCTCGGCACTGGACTAAGACATCCAGCACCTGCGGGTCGGCCAGCCGGGTCACGGGCTGTTCCTCGCCCAGAGCGGCCGCATAGGGCAGGGCACCTTTGTGAAGGTCGCCGCCGGCAGCCTCGCCATTGTCGCTCCAGCTAAGTGGATTGGTGCAGTTGATGGCGCGCCCGGCGACAGGCACGAGGTCGCTGCCTTCCCAGATGCGCTGCTGATCAAACCACACCTTGGGGTCCCCATCGGGCCCAAAGGAATTGAAGCTGACAAGGCAGCCCGTCTGGTCAGGCTCCGCACACGGAGGAACATGCGCCAGCAATCCGTCAAACAGGTGGGACGGCATGGACATGCCGACAGGATAGGCCGCAACAAGTCGCTGCTTGAGCTCAGGGCGCTTGAGATAGTCCTGCATCAGGCGAATGAGATGCAGTGAGCCCTGACTGTGGGCGGCAAGGATAAAGGGGCGCCCATTGTTGTAGAGGCGGATATAGGTCTCGAAGGCGCGTGCGACATCCTGATAAGCAAGGTCGAGCGCCAATTCTCCCTGCGGCTCTTCAAGCTCTGCCCAGGGTTCCATGAAGGCATAGATGGCAGCCTGACGGTATCGCGGCGCATACACCCGGCCAGCCAGATTGTACGCACTCGCCTGATGGGCCATCACCGCATTGTCGATGATGTAGCGAGAGGCCACGTCGTTGATGTCCGCGTTCCATGCCTCACTGGTGAGGAAGGTCGTGGGGTGGATAAAGAAAACGTCGATCCGTGCTGCTTCATCCGCGACTGCCGGTGACATGCCTGCTGGACTCAAATCTGCCGTGTCTGCGCGGCCGGGCATGGCGGCCCAGGCTTCGGGCGTTTCATAGTCCGGTGCCGCAGGCGGTGTGAACTCGGCGAATGGTTTTCCCGGATTTACGTAGTAGGCAACCAACTCCCCGCGGAACAGGTACGCGGCAGCACCGCCAATCGCAATCAGCGCGACAAGTCCCGCTGCTCCCCAAGCCAGATATCGCAGCACAGTTTCGTCCTTCTCTTAAATCACAGTCGATGCTTTTCAGCGCCGCAGGTCGGTCAGAATGTCCGGCGGCTACTCGTCGTCGCGCTGGAGCAGTTCGGTTTCAATCACCAGCGTGATGTCGTCGCCCACAAAACTCAGACCGAAATCCATTCCAAAGTCAGAGCGCTTGATAGCGCCACTGGCTGAAAAACCCCAGCGTGTTGTTCTGGAGGAAAATGGATCAGATGCGGTTCCATTGAAAGCGACATCCAGCACAATTGGTCGGGTCTCCCCCAGGAGCGTGAAGTCGCCGCTGAGTTTTCCTGTCGTTTCGCTGGTCACATCGAGGCCCGTGGCCTTGAAGGTCATGGTTGGATGATCCTCAACATCAAACCATGAGCCGCCCATGAGATTGTCGTCCCGGGCCTTCAGACCGCTGTCGAGACTGGCCACATCGATCGTGAGTTCAACCACCACACCTTCAGGCCGATCAACGTCGAGGACGGCGCGTCCTTCAAACTTCTCGAACTCACCATAGGTCCGTGACAGGCCCAGATGCATGACGCTGAACATGATGTGCGTGTGGCCAGGGTCGAAATCCAGCTGCACGGTTTCAGACCGGGCTGGCGACAAACCAATAAGCACCGCTGCTATCAGCGCGGATACACCAGACAGAAAACGCATCAGGCAATCTCTCCATCGCCGGTCAGAAACTCTTTCATGGCGTCCATGGCTTCAGGATCATCCGCCAGCAGGCGCATAAATTCCGCGCGCTCGTCAGCGAGCCCCTGTGACAGGGTTTTCTGGGTTGCCGACTTCACCAGCATTTTCGCCGCCGCAAGGGAGCGGGGCGTCTTTTGCGCCAGCTCCTTGCCCAGACCTACAGCGGCGGCGACCACATCGCCAGTCTCAAATCTGTGAACGAGACCCAACTCTGCCGCTTCCTCCGGGCCGGCGACGCGACCGCGCAGGATCATCTCCAGTGCCCGTGCTTCCCCAATGACGCGGGGCAGCCGCTGCGTGCCGCCGGCGCCGGGAAAAATGCCGATATTGGTTTCCGGCAGACCAATCGTGTAAGCGCCCTGGCCGGCGATCCGGAAATCACAGCACAGCGCAAACTCAAAACCACCGCCCATGCACATGCCGTTGATGGCGGCGATGGTGGGCTTGGGGCAATTATCGACGCGATTGAACAGAATGGAGATGTCGGTCTCTGCGGCAGCACTTTCCACAATGTCGTCAACGCTGCGCCCGGTGGATTTGACAAAGTCACCTGCCGCGATGATCTCCTCCACATCGTAGTGACGGATAAAGACGTTCGGCAGCCCGCCGGTGAACACAATGGCCCGCACATTGTCGTCCTGCTCATAGGCAGCGACGATGCGATCAAGCTCCTTCACCATTTCCATGTTCATGTAGCCCATGGGCGGGTTTTCAAAGGTTACGATGGCAACCGGGCCGTCATCAGACATCATGATCATGACTTGTCTCCTGCTGAGGGGTTACACATCGAGCGTATTGGTCTGCTCAATCGCTCTTTTGTATGCAGCGTAGCGCGGCTGATCGATGGACAGTTTGGTGAGCGTCGTGGCCCAAAGATGATCCGCCAGGTGGGGCGTATCCAGTGTGACGCGTCCTTCGCGGATCTCCGTGCAGAGCTCTTCGTTCAGATCCTGCAACATGCCACCATGGCCCAACAGGCCTTCAAGGCGTTCAGATTCCTGCGCGTTATCACTGGGCGCGATGGCCAGTTCGCGTTCGACGATGGCAAGCGCGTTCGCAGCCACGCGGGCGTGGAAAGCGTCGTGGCCTTCCAGCTTCGGCATCGCCACTTTTTCTAGGAACTCGCGCACGGCTGTCACGAGATCATGGGCTGCTGGTTGGTCCTGCATTATTTTTGTCCTCCGCGCGGCGCCAGAAGGGTGAGTAGGTCAATCTCCGTTTCAGATGACCGCCTGCCAATGGCCGCCCGCTCTACAGAGCGGTCCA
The Pyruvatibacter sp. HU-CL02332 genome window above contains:
- a CDS encoding acetyl-CoA acetyltransferase gives rise to the protein MASGIKDKVAILGMGCSKFGERWDSDPEDLMVEAYLEAMQDAGVEPTQLDAAWFSTHIDEIGTGKGGTPLSIALKLPNIAVTRVENFCASGSEAFRGAVYAVASGACDIALALGVEKLKDTGYGGLPTGNMGTLIPQWSPTGSAPGNFAQLASAYRAKHDVSKDDLKRAIAHVSVKSHENGAKNGKAHLQKAVSEEQVLNAPMIAEPLGLFDCCGVSDGAAAAIVTTPEIAKAMGKHDIVTVKALQLSVSNGLESQHNSWDGSYFHTARIAAKKAYQEAGIEKPRDEVSMMEVHDCFSVTELVTMEDLFISPEGGAVKDVMDGFYDADGQVPCQIDGGLKCFGHPIGASGLRMLYEMYLQLQGRADARQLADPKIGLTHNLGGSPSQNVCSVSIIGAHGA
- a CDS encoding DUF3089 domain-containing protein → MLRYLAWGAAGLVALIAIGGAAAYLFRGELVAYYVNPGKPFAEFTPPAAPDYETPEAWAAMPGRADTADLSPAGMSPAVADEAARIDVFFIHPTTFLTSEAWNADINDVASRYIIDNAVMAHQASAYNLAGRVYAPRYRQAAIYAFMEPWAELEEPQGELALDLAYQDVARAFETYIRLYNNGRPFILAAHSQGSLHLIRLMQDYLKRPELKQRLVAAYPVGMSMPSHLFDGLLAHVPPCAEPDQTGCLVSFNSFGPDGDPKVWFDQQRIWEGSDLVPVAGRAINCTNPLSWSDNGEAAGGDLHKGALPYAAALGEEQPVTRLADPQVLDVLVQCRGGIAYMDQLPPDEFGELVFENEDYHVYDYNLFYGSIRENAALRAAAYMAIQ
- a CDS encoding DUF6285 domain-containing protein, whose translation is MQDQPAAHDLVTAVREFLEKVAMPKLEGHDAFHARVAANALAIVERELAIAPSDNAQESERLEGLLGHGGMLQDLNEELCTEIREGRVTLDTPHLADHLWATTLTKLSIDQPRYAAYKRAIEQTNTLDV
- a CDS encoding enoyl-CoA hydratase/isomerase family protein, which gives rise to MIMMSDDGPVAIVTFENPPMGYMNMEMVKELDRIVAAYEQDDNVRAIVFTGGLPNVFIRHYDVEEIIAAGDFVKSTGRSVDDIVESAAAETDISILFNRVDNCPKPTIAAINGMCMGGGFEFALCCDFRIAGQGAYTIGLPETNIGIFPGAGGTQRLPRVIGEARALEMILRGRVAGPEEAAELGLVHRFETGDVVAAAVGLGKELAQKTPRSLAAAKMLVKSATQKTLSQGLADERAEFMRLLADDPEAMDAMKEFLTGDGEIA
- a CDS encoding YceI family protein; its protein translation is MRFLSGVSALIAAVLIGLSPARSETVQLDFDPGHTHIMFSVMHLGLSRTYGEFEKFEGRAVLDVDRPEGVVVELTIDVASLDSGLKARDDNLMGGSWFDVEDHPTMTFKATGLDVTSETTGKLSGDFTLLGETRPIVLDVAFNGTASDPFSSRTTRWGFSASGAIKRSDFGMDFGLSFVGDDITLVIETELLQRDDE
- a CDS encoding alpha/beta fold hydrolase gives rise to the protein MATLILVHGAWHGAWCWDKLIPELEAKGHTVLTLDLPGHDLPDGAPATTTLEDYGRAVALLANAQSEQVVLVGHSMGGGVISQAPSYSTNIAGLIYLAAFVLQHGDSIATLAGASEVDELSDHVDMAPDGGRTVIQDGAGSFVFYEDCTPEDQAAANARLIPQPIQPLMDALEDMEGRAMALPAIGIVCEQDRAVHPGLQRMMYDARNDMPTYEMDASHSPFVSKPKELADLITKAVMQMADAS
- a CDS encoding DoxX family protein, translating into MTLVGLVGRILLGTYFLLPGIMKFVDPASGITLMTERGMPFVEPLYWTAAVLEVVLGAMLIIGFRPVIAALSLAALTLAINIGVHNFWAVPEELVFAEAQLFVKNTGILAGLLVTGAWEYSKRK